One Erinaceus europaeus chromosome 5, mEriEur2.1, whole genome shotgun sequence genomic window carries:
- the TAS2R1 gene encoding taste receptor type 2 member 1, translated as MKEPQVIIELILLVIQFLVGISANGFIVVVNGIGLIRQKKMIPLNLLLSCLAISRIFLQLIMLTFTLTVLSLVQIPVTAEAFAIFMFVYESGIWFATLLGVFYCVKIATIVHPLFFWLKMRISKMVPWLILGILLYTFGTSVYHARGTGEAGTSVHYSALMSILSFLVLHMSHYMTELLLSFQLFHSQSYIFWFFILVIGTYPCGHSIILILGNSKLRQSARKLLLYGQCCRRQNFNLIKELAVK; from the exons ATGAAAGAGCCTCAGGTCATTATCGAGCTCATTTTGTTAGTGATACAATTCCTGGTTGGGATTTCAGCCAATGGTTTCATTGTGGTTGTGAACGGCATTGGCTTGATTAGACAGAAGAAGATGATTCCACTGAACCTGCTGCTTTCCTGCCTGGCAATTTCTAGGATCTTTCTGCAGCTGATCATGTTGACCTTTACTCTGACTGTTCTGTCCTTGGTTCAAATCCCAGTTACTGCTGAGGCTTTTGCCATATTCATGTTTGTTTATGAGTCAGGGATTTGGTTTGCCACACTGCTTGGTGTTTTCTACTGTGTCAAGATTGCCACTATCGTCCACCCACTCTTCTTCTGGTTGAAGATGAGGATTTCCAAGATGGTGCCCTGGCTCATCCTTGGGATTTTGCTCTACACATTTGGCACTTCTGTTTATCATG CAAGGGGCACTGGGGAAGCTGGAACAAGCGTCCACTACAGTGCGCTGATGTCCATCCTCTCCTTCCTGGTCCTCCACATGTCCCATTACATGACAGAGCTTTTACTCTCCTTTCAACTTTTCCACAGTCAAAGCTATATCTTTTGGTTCTTTATCTTGGTGATTGGTACCTACCCTTGTGGACACTCCATTATCTTAATTTTAGGAAATTCTAAACTGAGACAAAGTGCAAGGAAGCTCCTTCTGTATGGACAGTGCTGTCGAAGACAGAACTTTAACCTCATCAAAGAGCTGGCAGTAAAATGA